In Natronococcus sp. AD-5, the genomic window CGCGGCGAGGGGAAGTGCTACAAGTACATCTACTACGGGATCGAGTCCCATCGCTGCATCCAGATGACGCCCGTGGTCAAGTGCAACGAGCGCTGCGTCTTCTGCTGGCGCGACCACAAGGGCCACGCCTACGAACTCGGCGACGTCGAGTGGGACGATCCCGAGGCGGTGGTCGACGCCTCCATCGAGCTCCAGAAGAAGCTGCTGTCGGGATTCGGCGGCAACGACGAGGTCCCTCGCGAGGTCTTCGACCAGGCGATGGAGCCCCGCCACGTCGCCATCTCGCTCGACGGCGAGCCGACGCTGTACCCCTACCTGCCGGAGCTCATCGAGGCCTTCCGCGACCGCGACATCACCACCTTCCTCGTTTCGAACGGCACCCGCCCCGAGGTGCTCCGGGAGTGCGATCCGACCCAGCTGTACGTCAGCGTCGACGCACCCGAGCGCCACACCTTCGATCAGGTCGTCGGCGCGATGGAGGACGACGCCTGGGAGAAGCTGCTCGAGACGATGGAGGTTCTCGCCGACAAGGACGAGACCCGCACCGTCCTGCGGACGACGCTCGTCGAAGGCGAGAACATGCGCAATCCCGACTGGTACGCCGGCTTTTACCAGCAGGCCGACCCCGACTTCATCGAGTTGAAGGCGTACATGCACGTCGGCCACTCCCAGGGTCGACTCGACCGATCCTCGATGCCCGACCACGAGCGGGTCGTCGAGTTCGCCGAAGAGATCCGGGAGTACATGCCCGAATTCACCGAACTGCGGGACGTTCCGGCTTCGCGCGTCGCGCTCCTCGCGAAGCAGAAAGACACCTGGGTGCCGAAGCTGAAGAAGGGCAGCGAGTTCTGGGAGCGCGATCCGGTCGTCGGCGACTAGTTCGTTTCGCGGACCGTCCCGAATACCGGTGGCTTTTTCCACGGAGTCGCCGATGAACGATCACCGACGGAAACCGCGGTGAACTCCATCACAGTTTTGTTACGCATGCCACATTCGGTATGCTTTTATCTCGCTGCGTCGAAGCCACTGCCATGTCAGTGACAGCGGAGTCCACCGTCGGCCACGACGAACTCGCCGTCCTCAAGCTGCTCGCCCTCGAGGGCGGACTCGAAGGCGACGTCAAGATCTCCTGTTCTCACCTCGCGGATCGGCTCGACGCGTCGAACCAGACCGCCTCGAGACGGCTCCAGCGACTCGAGAGCGCGAATTTCCTCGAACGCGATACGGTCAGCGACGGCCAGTGGGTCGCGATCACCGACGCGGGCGAGCGCGCGCTCCACACCGAGTACGAAGACTACCGTCGCATCTTCGAGACGGACTCGGAGGTCGAACTCGACGGCACCATCACGAGCGGGATGGGAGAGGGTCGCCACTACATCTCGCTATCCGGGTACAAACGCCAGTTCGACGACCGCCTGGGCTACGAGCCGTTCCCCGGCACGCTGAACGTCAACCTCCGCGAGGACAGCGTCCGCCGGCGCAGCGCCCTCGCCTCGCTCGAGCCGGTCCCGATCGACGGCTGGGAGGACGACGAGCGCACCTACGGCCCGGCGGTCTGCCACCCCGCGACCGTCGAGACGGCCGACGGCGAGCGCTACGAGGAAGCGCACATCATCGCCCCCGAGCGCACCCACCACGACGAGGATCAGCTCGAAGTTATCGCCCCCGACAAGCTCCGGGAGGCGCTCGGTCTCGAGGACGGCGACCACGTCGCGATCTCCGTGGGTGATGGCCGATGACCGGCCGCCACGCCAGCGCGAACGCCGACGCGAGCGCGGGCAGCGGCGCGTCCGCCACCGCGTTCGAGCGCGCGCTCGAGTCGCTGCGAGCGGGCGAGCCGGTACTCGTCCACGACGCGGCCGACCGCGAGGGCGAGACGGACCTCATCTACCACGCCGACGCGGTGACGCCCGAAGCCGTCGCCCGGCTGCGCAACGACGCCGGCGGGCTGGTCTGCGTCGCGCTGAGCCACGGGATCGCGGAGTCGTTCGACCTCCCGTTCTACACCGAAGAGGTCGATCACCCCGCCGCGGCCGACCACGAACTCGGCTACGACGAGCGCTCCTCGTTCTCGCTGACGGTCAATCACCGGGACACCTACACCGGGATCACGGACGCCGACCGCTCGAGGACGATTCGGGCGCTCGGCGAGGCCGCCGCCGCACCCGAGGAGACGGAGTTCGCCGCCGAGTTCCGCGTCCCCGGTCACGTCCACCTGCTGAAAGCCGCCCCCGACCTGCTCGCCCAGCGCGAGGGCCACACCGAACTCGGCCTCGCGCTCGCCGGCGCCGCCGACCTCCCGCCCGCGGTCGTCGTCTGCGAGATGCTCGACGACGAGACCAGCGAGGCGCTCACGCCGGTCGACGCTCGCATGTACGCCGACCGACGAAACCTCGTCTACCTCGAGGGACGGGACGTCCTCGAACGACTCGGCTGATCGCCCGCGTTTCTCCTCAGTCGCCGTCGGCCTCGAGCGACGTCCGCTCGGCGCCCGGACCGCTTCGATACACCGCGTAAAGGATGAGAACGGCGATCGTGAAATCGGCACCGTGCTCGACGAGGTGGTGGATCGTCATCGGCAACAGCCCGAAGACGGTCGCGAGTCCGGTGAGCGATCTGGCCACGAGCAAGCTGAGAGCCACCGTGATTAACAGGTACCGCGTCGATTGCCGCCGGGAATACGCGACGACCCCGATACAGAACAGCACCGTCGTACCCGCGGCTGCCAGGACGATCACGGCGAGGAGGACGGGGGTCAACTGGGGATCCACCCACCCGACGTCGAACGGATTCGTGTGCTGCATCTCCGCGATTCTACCTCGGAGTGAGCGTCACCTATGTGCTTCGATCACGAGCGCGGACGAACCTCGTTCTCAGTCGGTGGGAACGAACGGAAGCCGTTATCAGAACGACGGTGCTAGCCGTCGGTAGCGCCCGCTTCGGATCCCACGACGATTCAAATGACCGATACGAGACGCCAGATCAGAGCGCACGTTCACGCCAACGCCGGCATCCACTTCAACGAACTCGTCAGAGAGTCCGCGTTCGCGCCCGGACAGATTCAGTACCACGTCCGTCGGCTGATCGCCGACGAGGAACTCGTCCGCGGCGAGTTCTACGGCCGGACCCACTACTACCCACCCGAGTACGACGAGCGAGAGCAGGCCATGCTGGCGTTGTTCCGGCGCGAAACCGCCCGCGAGATCGTCGTCTACCTGATCGAGCACGAACCGACCGGGCCCGGCGAGGTCGCCGACGCGCTGGGGATCGCCCGGAGTACGCTCGAGTACCACCTCGACCGACTGGTCGACCGGGATATCGTCGAGAAGGGATACGACGACCGAAACCGCGTCACGCTTCGCCTGGCGAATCCTGAACAGACGGGCGAGTTGCTGTCGACGATCGAACCCACGGTCCCCGACCGGCTGCTCGATCGGTTCACCCGCCTCGTCGACGGCCTGCTCGAGAGCGCTCCCGAGTCGCGGTGACAGCTCTCGAGCGCCGACCCGAGTGTGACGACGCGCCCCTCGACCGATCCGTCAGCGATCAGACGGAGCATTGTCCGACCGGAAACGGCCCTCTCCGCGACGGCTCGTTTCGACGTTCGAACCATAATTTCGACGCTCGTACCAGAAGCAAGAATAGCCCTCCGTGAAGAGGTCGGCGCATGGATCGACCCGTCAAACGACGGCGCTTCGTACAGGTTCTGGGTGGCGGTCTTACGGTCGGCGTCGCCGGCTGCATCGGTAACGACGGTGATGACGACGGTGAGGCCGACGATCACGACGACCACGATCACGACGACGGGAGCGGCGAGGGAAGCCAGGGACTCGCCTACGCCTTCGGTCCGGACACGATCGCGCTCATCGATCCGTCCGCGGGCGAAGTCGTCGACGAGATCACCGACGGGATCGACGGCTACGAGTACGGCGACGCGGTCGTGACGAACGACGGAAGCCAGCTGTTCGTCATCGAGGAGACGCTCGGACAGGTGCTCGTAATCGACACCGAAGCGCGCGAGATCGCGGCCGAAGTGGCGATGGGTCCCGACGGGACCCACATGTACTACCCCAACGACGACGAAATGTGGGCGCACTCGGACGCGGAGGGGACGTTCTACGTGATCGACACCGAGGAGCACGAGGTCGTCGAGAC contains:
- the twy1 gene encoding 4-demethylwyosine synthase TYW1, encoding MSDSADSGANADGGGSGDDAPAQVSSPDYHSENHTAAQTCGWTANALRGEGKCYKYIYYGIESHRCIQMTPVVKCNERCVFCWRDHKGHAYELGDVEWDDPEAVVDASIELQKKLLSGFGGNDEVPREVFDQAMEPRHVAISLDGEPTLYPYLPELIEAFRDRDITTFLVSNGTRPEVLRECDPTQLYVSVDAPERHTFDQVVGAMEDDAWEKLLETMEVLADKDETRTVLRTTLVEGENMRNPDWYAGFYQQADPDFIELKAYMHVGHSQGRLDRSSMPDHERVVEFAEEIREYMPEFTELRDVPASRVALLAKQKDTWVPKLKKGSEFWERDPVVGD
- a CDS encoding DUF120 domain-containing protein, which codes for MSVTAESTVGHDELAVLKLLALEGGLEGDVKISCSHLADRLDASNQTASRRLQRLESANFLERDTVSDGQWVAITDAGERALHTEYEDYRRIFETDSEVELDGTITSGMGEGRHYISLSGYKRQFDDRLGYEPFPGTLNVNLREDSVRRRSALASLEPVPIDGWEDDERTYGPAVCHPATVETADGERYEEAHIIAPERTHHDEDQLEVIAPDKLREALGLEDGDHVAISVGDGR
- the ribB gene encoding 3,4-dihydroxy-2-butanone-4-phosphate synthase; the protein is MTGRHASANADASAGSGASATAFERALESLRAGEPVLVHDAADREGETDLIYHADAVTPEAVARLRNDAGGLVCVALSHGIAESFDLPFYTEEVDHPAAADHELGYDERSSFSLTVNHRDTYTGITDADRSRTIRALGEAAAAPEETEFAAEFRVPGHVHLLKAAPDLLAQREGHTELGLALAGAADLPPAVVVCEMLDDETSEALTPVDARMYADRRNLVYLEGRDVLERLG
- a CDS encoding DUF7471 family protein; translation: MQHTNPFDVGWVDPQLTPVLLAVIVLAAAGTTVLFCIGVVAYSRRQSTRYLLITVALSLLVARSLTGLATVFGLLPMTIHHLVEHGADFTIAVLILYAVYRSGPGAERTSLEADGD
- a CDS encoding winged helix-turn-helix transcriptional regulator, producing MTDTRRQIRAHVHANAGIHFNELVRESAFAPGQIQYHVRRLIADEELVRGEFYGRTHYYPPEYDEREQAMLALFRRETAREIVVYLIEHEPTGPGEVADALGIARSTLEYHLDRLVDRDIVEKGYDDRNRVTLRLANPEQTGELLSTIEPTVPDRLLDRFTRLVDGLLESAPESR